In a genomic window of Halostella litorea:
- a CDS encoding 30S ribosomal protein S8: MAGNDPFSTALSGIDNAESVGHLTHTVEPASNEIGSVLEVLYDRGYIDGFEFVDDGKAGRFEVELKGAINDCGPVKPRYSAGADEFEKWEKRFLPARDYGTLIVTTSHGVMSHYEAREAGVGGQVIAYVY, encoded by the coding sequence ATGGCAGGCAACGACCCATTCAGCACCGCGCTCTCCGGCATCGACAACGCCGAGAGCGTGGGGCATCTGACACACACGGTAGAGCCCGCCTCGAACGAGATCGGCAGCGTGCTCGAGGTCCTGTACGACCGCGGGTACATCGACGGCTTCGAGTTCGTCGACGACGGAAAGGCCGGTCGGTTCGAGGTCGAACTGAAAGGCGCCATCAACGACTGTGGCCCCGTCAAGCCCCGCTACTCCGCGGGTGCCGACGAGTTCGAGAAGTGGGAGAAGCGGTTCCTCCCCGCCCGCGACTACGGGACGCTCATCGTCACGACGAGCCACGGCGTCATGAGCCACTACGAGGCCCGCGAGGCGGGCGTCGGTGGCCAGGTCATCGCATACGTCTACTAA
- a CDS encoding 50S ribosomal protein L18 — protein MATGPRYKVPMRRRREVRTDYHQRLRLLKSGKPRLVARKSNKHTTAQLVTPGPDGDETIASAHSSDLADHGWEAPTGNLPAAYLTGFLAGKRAIDADVEEAVLDIGLNTATPGNKVFAIQEGAIDAGLEIPHNEDVLAEWPRNRGEHIAEYAEQLDEPLYSGDFDATELPEHFDEVRETLQEL, from the coding sequence ATGGCGACAGGACCACGATACAAGGTGCCGATGCGGCGCCGCCGCGAGGTCCGGACCGATTACCATCAGAGGTTGCGCCTGCTGAAATCCGGGAAACCCCGGCTTGTCGCTCGCAAGAGCAACAAGCACACTACGGCGCAGCTGGTTACTCCGGGCCCCGACGGTGACGAAACGATAGCGAGCGCACACTCCAGCGACCTGGCGGACCACGGCTGGGAGGCCCCCACCGGGAACCTCCCCGCCGCGTATCTGACAGGCTTCCTCGCGGGGAAGCGCGCGATAGACGCCGACGTCGAGGAGGCGGTCCTCGACATCGGCCTGAACACGGCGACGCCCGGCAACAAGGTATTCGCCATTCAGGAAGGTGCGATAGACGCTGGCCTCGAGATCCCGCACAACGAGGACGTGCTGGCCGAGTGGCCGCGGAACCGCGGCGAGCACATCGCCGAGTACGCGGAGCAGCTCGACGAGCCGCTCTACAGCGGTGACTTCGACGCCACGGAACTGCCCGAGCACTTCGACGAAGTGCGCGAAACTCTCCAAGAGCTATGA
- a CDS encoding uL15m family ribosomal protein, with amino-acid sequence MSKKRRQRGSRTHGGGSHKNRRGAGHRGGRGRAGRAKHEFHNYEPLGKHGFTRPESAQDEVLTVDVQKLDEDAVVYATEGLAEETGDGYELDAREVVEDGYEADAVKVLGNGQVRNQLTVVADAFSASARELIEEAGGDAVLSDRAEEAESEDVSQGDQDEE; translated from the coding sequence ATGAGCAAGAAACGACGACAGCGCGGTTCGCGCACGCACGGCGGCGGTAGCCACAAGAACCGCCGCGGCGCCGGCCACCGGGGCGGGCGCGGGCGTGCCGGCCGCGCCAAACACGAGTTCCACAACTACGAACCGCTCGGCAAACACGGGTTCACCCGTCCCGAGTCGGCCCAGGACGAGGTACTGACCGTCGACGTCCAGAAGCTCGACGAGGACGCCGTCGTGTACGCGACGGAGGGCCTCGCCGAGGAGACCGGCGACGGCTACGAGCTCGACGCCCGCGAGGTCGTCGAGGACGGCTACGAGGCCGACGCGGTGAAGGTGCTGGGCAACGGACAGGTGCGCAACCAGCTGACGGTCGTCGCGGACGCCTTTTCGGCGAGCGCCCGCGAGCTCATCGAGGAGGCCGGCGGCGACGCCGTGCTAAGCGATCGCGCCGAGGAAGCCGAATCAGAAGACGTATCCCAGGGCGACCAAGACGAGGAATAA
- a CDS encoding 50S ribosomal protein L5, giving the protein MSEADEAEFHEMRRPTVEKVVVHMGVGEGGRELAQAEEILEEVAGQESVRTQAKATNQEFEIRQGDPIGAKVTLRGDDAHEFLETALEFADVSASQFDDTGNFSFGVEEHTEFPSQEYDPSVGIYGLDVTVNLVRPGYRVSKRDKATRSIPSNHRLDADDAVAFVESEFSVEVDQ; this is encoded by the coding sequence ATGAGCGAAGCCGACGAGGCCGAGTTCCACGAGATGCGTCGTCCCACCGTCGAGAAGGTCGTCGTCCACATGGGCGTCGGCGAGGGCGGCCGCGAGCTCGCCCAGGCCGAGGAGATCCTAGAGGAGGTCGCCGGTCAGGAGAGCGTTCGCACGCAGGCCAAGGCGACGAACCAGGAGTTCGAGATCCGGCAGGGTGACCCGATCGGCGCGAAGGTCACCCTCCGCGGCGACGACGCCCACGAGTTCCTGGAGACGGCCCTGGAGTTCGCCGACGTCTCGGCGTCGCAGTTCGACGACACCGGCAACTTCAGCTTCGGCGTCGAGGAACACACGGAGTTCCCGAGCCAGGAGTACGACCCGAGCGTCGGGATCTACGGGCTGGACGTCACCGTCAACCTGGTGCGTCCGGGCTACCGCGTCTCCAAGCGCGACAAGGCCACCCGCTCGATCCCGTCGAACCACCGCCTCGACGCCGACGACGCCGTCGCGTTCGTCGAGTCGGAGTTCAGCGTGGAGGTTGACCAATGA
- a CDS encoding 50S ribosomal protein L14, with the protein MEALKADVTQGLEKGSLLVCADNTGARQVKVTSVAGYSGTKNRHPKAGVGDKITVSVTKGTPEMRRQVLEAVVVRQRKSIRRPDGTRVKFEDNAAVIIDENEEPRGTEIKGPVAREVAERFGSIASTATMIV; encoded by the coding sequence ATGGAAGCGCTGAAGGCTGACGTGACCCAGGGCCTGGAGAAAGGTTCCCTGCTGGTCTGTGCCGACAACACGGGCGCACGCCAGGTGAAGGTCACTTCCGTCGCCGGCTACTCGGGGACGAAGAACCGACACCCGAAGGCCGGCGTCGGCGACAAGATCACCGTTTCGGTCACCAAGGGGACGCCCGAGATGCGTCGCCAGGTGCTCGAAGCGGTGGTCGTGCGCCAGCGCAAGTCGATCCGTCGCCCCGACGGCACCCGCGTGAAGTTCGAGGACAACGCGGCCGTCATCATCGACGAGAACGAGGAGCCCCGCGGCACCGAGATCAAGGGGCCCGTCGCACGCGAGGTGGCGGAGCGCTTCGGAAGCATCGCGAGCACCGCGACGATGATAGTATGA
- a CDS encoding 30S ribosomal protein S4e: MTKHQKRLSVPKSWPVERKTETFTTAAGAGPHGEDGVPLVILLRDVLGYVDSKKEARYALNQDTVLVNGDAVSDESIPIGMFDILAFTEREEYYRVFPDEGGRLSLTPIDADAAGSKLGKIEDKRQVPGGDTQLNLHDGRNLTVEDGSEYSGGDSIVVDNDTGEVVAHFPYEEGALVTAVRGQHAGEIGEVETVQVTPGSGSNNVSVETDDGSFETVEEYVVVIDENFTGGDDE, encoded by the coding sequence ATGACGAAACACCAGAAGCGACTGTCAGTACCCAAGTCCTGGCCGGTCGAACGCAAGACGGAGACGTTCACGACCGCCGCCGGCGCGGGTCCCCACGGCGAGGACGGCGTACCGCTCGTCATCCTCCTGCGGGACGTGCTCGGCTACGTCGACTCGAAGAAGGAGGCGCGCTACGCCCTCAACCAGGATACGGTCCTGGTCAACGGCGACGCCGTCTCGGACGAGAGCATCCCGATCGGGATGTTCGACATCCTCGCATTCACCGAGCGCGAGGAGTACTACCGCGTGTTCCCCGACGAGGGCGGTCGGCTCTCGCTGACCCCCATCGACGCGGACGCCGCGGGCTCCAAGCTCGGCAAGATCGAGGACAAGCGTCAGGTGCCCGGCGGGGACACCCAGCTGAACCTCCACGACGGTCGGAACCTGACCGTCGAGGACGGCAGCGAGTACAGCGGCGGCGACTCCATCGTCGTCGACAACGACACCGGCGAGGTCGTCGCCCACTTCCCGTACGAGGAGGGCGCGCTCGTCACCGCCGTCCGCGGCCAGCACGCCGGCGAGATCGGCGAGGTCGAGACGGTTCAGGTCACGCCGGGCAGCGGCTCGAACAACGTCTCCGTCGAGACCGACGACGGCTCCTTCGAGACGGTCGAGGAGTACGTCGTCGTCATCGACGAGAACTTCACCGGGGGTGACGACGAATGA
- the secY gene encoding preprotein translocase subunit SecY: protein MGWKEAAEPVLTRMPSVERPEGHVPFKRKLGWTAGVLVLYFFLTNVQLYGLATGGSGDIYQQFRSILAGSQGSVLQVGIGPIVTASIVLQLLGGANLLGLDTDDPRDQVLYQGLQKLLVVVMTLLTAAPMVFAGSFLPAGSISLGGTTLGPGATQWVIFGQIIVGGILILFMDEIISKWGVGSGIGLFIIAGVSQRLMGGIIGGNGLIIQWYRIAVGEVGIGPIAGQGMYALFLGPGDLLALITTLLIFGIVVYAESVRVEIPLSHARVKGARGRFPVKLIYASVLPMILVRALQANLQFLGRILASTISMPNWLGVYADGRPVSGFFYYVAPIQSRSDWMWWTGAVSQETWQVLIRIGVDLGFMIIGGAIFAIFWVETTDMGPEATAKQIQNSGMQIPGFRQNVGVIEKVMERYIPQVTIIGGALVGLLAVMANMLGTIGGVSGTGLLLTVSITYKLYEEIAEEQLMEMHPMMRQMFG, encoded by the coding sequence ATGGGATGGAAGGAGGCTGCCGAACCGGTCCTGACGCGCATGCCCTCGGTCGAGCGACCGGAGGGGCACGTGCCCTTCAAGCGGAAGCTCGGCTGGACGGCCGGCGTGCTGGTGCTGTATTTCTTCCTCACGAACGTACAGCTCTACGGGCTGGCCACGGGCGGCAGCGGTGACATCTACCAGCAGTTCCGGTCGATCCTGGCCGGCTCGCAGGGGTCGGTCCTGCAGGTCGGTATCGGGCCGATCGTCACCGCGAGCATCGTCCTGCAACTGCTCGGCGGTGCGAACCTGCTGGGGCTAGACACCGACGACCCGCGGGACCAGGTCCTCTACCAGGGCCTCCAGAAGCTGCTGGTGGTCGTGATGACGCTCCTGACCGCCGCGCCGATGGTGTTTGCCGGCAGCTTCCTGCCAGCGGGGTCGATCTCGCTCGGCGGTACGACGCTCGGCCCCGGGGCGACCCAGTGGGTCATCTTCGGACAGATCATCGTGGGCGGGATCCTCATCCTGTTCATGGACGAGATCATCTCGAAGTGGGGCGTCGGCAGCGGTATCGGCCTGTTCATCATCGCCGGCGTGAGCCAGCGGCTGATGGGCGGTATCATCGGCGGCAACGGGCTGATAATCCAGTGGTACCGCATCGCCGTCGGCGAGGTCGGCATCGGGCCGATCGCCGGCCAGGGGATGTACGCGCTGTTCCTCGGCCCCGGCGACCTGCTCGCGCTCATCACGACGCTGCTCATCTTCGGCATCGTCGTGTACGCCGAGAGCGTCCGGGTCGAGATCCCGCTCAGCCACGCCCGCGTGAAGGGCGCCCGGGGCCGGTTCCCCGTGAAGCTCATCTACGCGAGCGTCCTGCCGATGATCCTCGTCCGCGCCCTGCAGGCGAACCTGCAGTTCCTCGGGCGGATCCTCGCGTCGACGATCAGCATGCCGAACTGGCTCGGCGTGTACGCCGACGGTCGCCCGGTCAGCGGGTTCTTCTACTACGTCGCCCCGATCCAGTCCCGCAGCGACTGGATGTGGTGGACCGGCGCGGTGTCCCAGGAGACGTGGCAGGTGCTGATACGCATCGGCGTCGACCTGGGCTTCATGATCATCGGCGGCGCGATATTCGCCATCTTCTGGGTCGAGACGACGGACATGGGCCCGGAGGCGACGGCAAAGCAGATCCAGAACTCCGGGATGCAGATCCCCGGGTTCCGACAGAACGTCGGCGTCATCGAGAAGGTGATGGAGCGGTACATCCCGCAGGTCACCATCATCGGCGGCGCGCTGGTCGGCCTGCTGGCCGTGATGGCGAACATGCTGGGCACCATCGGCGGCGTCTCCGGCACCGGGCTGCTGCTGACGGTCTCCATCACGTACAAGCTGTACGAGGAGATCGCCGAGGAGCAGCTCATGGAGATGCATCCGATGATGCGCCAGATGTTCGGCTAA
- a CDS encoding 50S ribosomal protein L6, whose amino-acid sequence MPRTELQIPDEVSAEVDHLDLTVEGPEGSVTRRLWYPDVSVSVDGDVVVIESDEDDAKTMSTLGTFESHVTNMFHGVTEGWEYQMEVFYSHFPMQVEVEGDEVVIENFLGEKAPRRTPVHGDTEVDVDDEELTLRGPDKEAVGQTAADIEQTTRVTDKDNRVFQDGVYITEKPKGGAQ is encoded by the coding sequence ATGCCGCGAACAGAACTACAGATCCCGGACGAGGTAAGCGCCGAGGTCGACCACCTCGACCTCACCGTCGAAGGGCCCGAGGGCAGCGTCACGCGACGCCTCTGGTACCCCGACGTGTCCGTCTCCGTCGACGGCGACGTCGTCGTCATCGAGAGCGACGAGGACGACGCCAAGACCATGTCGACGCTTGGCACCTTCGAGAGCCACGTCACCAACATGTTCCACGGCGTCACCGAGGGCTGGGAGTATCAGATGGAAGTCTTCTACTCCCACTTCCCGATGCAGGTCGAAGTCGAGGGCGACGAGGTCGTCATCGAGAACTTCCTCGGCGAGAAGGCACCGCGCCGGACGCCCGTGCACGGCGACACCGAGGTCGACGTGGACGACGAGGAACTGACGCTGCGCGGCCCCGACAAGGAGGCCGTCGGCCAGACCGCCGCGGACATCGAACAGACCACGCGCGTCACGGACAAGGACAACCGCGTCTTCCAGGACGGCGTGTACATCACGGAGAAGCCGAAAGGAGGTGCCCAGTAA
- a CDS encoding ribonuclease P protein component 1, whose product MALTPETLPRHELNGLRVEVVDAPNPDLVGIAGRVVIETMQTLHVECRPSETDGEEPRVCQVPKRDTTFEFALDVGADATDEAAAPERDAGTASKLGSETAGESPGQSGSGEGVAYVTVDGTRLLSRPAQRSENTGDSLWR is encoded by the coding sequence ATGGCACTGACACCCGAGACGCTCCCACGACACGAACTCAACGGCCTCCGCGTGGAGGTCGTCGACGCCCCGAACCCCGACCTGGTCGGGATAGCGGGCCGTGTCGTCATCGAGACGATGCAGACGCTGCACGTCGAGTGTCGCCCGTCCGAGACGGACGGCGAGGAGCCTCGGGTGTGCCAGGTGCCAAAGCGGGACACGACGTTCGAGTTCGCGCTCGACGTCGGAGCCGACGCTACAGATGAAGCCGCCGCTCCCGAGAGGGACGCGGGGACCGCGTCCAAACTGGGCTCGGAAACTGCCGGGGAAAGCCCCGGTCAGTCTGGGTCCGGCGAGGGCGTGGCCTACGTTACGGTGGATGGGACACGTTTGCTCTCACGACCCGCACAGCGAAGCGAGAACACAGGAGATTCACTATGGCGTTAG
- a CDS encoding 30S ribosomal protein S14: MSESENDAQATGEHASKRTDQLEECQRCGRKQGLVGKYDIWLCRQCFREVARSMGFKKYR; encoded by the coding sequence ATGAGTGAAAGCGAAAACGACGCCCAGGCGACGGGCGAGCACGCGAGCAAGCGCACCGACCAGCTGGAGGAGTGCCAGCGCTGCGGGCGCAAGCAGGGCCTCGTCGGCAAGTACGACATCTGGCTCTGCCGACAGTGCTTCCGCGAAGTCGCTCGAAGCATGGGCTTCAAGAAGTACCGATAA
- the rpmC gene encoding 50S ribosomal protein L29: MAILYAEEIREMTPAEREAELEELETELLNAKAVQAAGGAPEDPGRISELRKTIARIKTIQAEEGDHE, translated from the coding sequence ATGGCGATCCTCTACGCCGAGGAGATCCGCGAGATGACGCCGGCCGAGCGCGAGGCCGAACTCGAGGAGCTCGAGACCGAACTGCTCAACGCGAAGGCGGTGCAGGCGGCCGGCGGTGCCCCCGAGGACCCCGGCCGGATCAGCGAGCTGCGGAAGACGATCGCCCGGATCAAGACGATCCAGGCCGAAGAAGGCGACCACGAGTAA
- a CDS encoding 30S ribosomal protein S5, with amino-acid sequence MSSNDYNDGGWEPVTRLGKKVQEGEIDTMEDALNSGLPLKEPEVTDQLLPGLEDEVLDINMVQRMTDSGRRVKFRCVVAIGNRDGFVGYAEGRDDQVGAAIQKAIGIAKLNIINVSRGCGSWECGCGRPHTVALRSSGKAGSVEVELQPAPRGLGLAGGETVRKVLELAGIEDAWTRSSGNTRTTVNFAKATFNALRNTAEARVPQHAFEQREVIE; translated from the coding sequence ATGAGCAGCAACGACTACAACGACGGCGGCTGGGAACCCGTCACCCGGCTCGGCAAGAAAGTACAGGAGGGCGAGATCGACACGATGGAGGACGCCCTCAACTCCGGCCTCCCGCTGAAGGAGCCGGAAGTCACGGACCAGCTCCTGCCGGGGCTGGAGGACGAGGTGCTGGACATCAACATGGTCCAGCGGATGACCGACTCCGGCCGGCGGGTGAAGTTCCGCTGTGTCGTCGCCATCGGCAACCGCGACGGCTTCGTCGGCTACGCCGAGGGGCGCGACGACCAGGTCGGGGCGGCGATCCAGAAGGCCATCGGCATCGCGAAGCTGAACATCATCAACGTCTCGCGGGGCTGTGGGTCCTGGGAGTGTGGCTGTGGCCGTCCCCACACGGTCGCGCTGCGCTCCAGCGGCAAGGCCGGCAGCGTCGAGGTCGAGCTCCAGCCCGCGCCGCGCGGCCTGGGGCTGGCCGGCGGTGAGACGGTCCGCAAGGTGCTGGAACTGGCCGGCATCGAGGACGCCTGGACCCGGAGCTCCGGGAACACGCGCACCACGGTCAACTTCGCGAAGGCGACGTTCAACGCGCTTCGCAACACGGCCGAGGCCCGCGTCCCCCAGCACGCCTTCGAGCAGCGCGAGGTGATCGAATGA
- the rpmD gene encoding 50S ribosomal protein L30 translates to MKAVVQVRGEVDMSDDIHDTLKMLNIHAVNHCALVPEEPTYEGMVTKVNDYVAHGQPSQETVETLLRRRAEPAEGDADVDDEWVADNTDYDDVAALAAALVDEETTLRDEGLAPVLRLHAPRKGHEGIKQPTAAGGQLGKHTTEEIDDLLTAMR, encoded by the coding sequence ATGAAGGCGGTCGTGCAGGTCCGCGGCGAGGTCGACATGAGCGACGACATCCACGACACGCTGAAGATGCTCAACATCCACGCGGTCAACCACTGCGCGCTGGTGCCCGAGGAGCCGACCTACGAGGGGATGGTGACGAAGGTCAACGACTACGTCGCCCACGGCCAGCCCAGCCAGGAGACCGTCGAGACGCTCCTGCGTCGGCGCGCGGAGCCCGCGGAGGGCGACGCCGACGTCGACGACGAGTGGGTGGCCGACAACACCGACTACGACGACGTCGCGGCGCTGGCCGCGGCGCTGGTCGACGAGGAGACGACGCTCCGCGACGAGGGGCTCGCGCCGGTGCTGCGGCTCCACGCCCCGCGGAAGGGCCACGAGGGAATCAAGCAGCCGACCGCGGCGGGCGGTCAGCTCGGCAAACACACTACCGAGGAGATAGACGACCTCCTCACAGCGATGCGATAA
- a CDS encoding 50S ribosomal protein L19e: protein MSDLSAQKRLAADVLDVGKNRVWFDPESQGEIAEAITREDIRELVDQGTIRAEEKSGNSRGRARERQQKRSYGHQTGPGSRRGKAGARQDPKEDWQERIRAQRAKLKELRAEGEITSSQYRDLYNKSRGGEFRSVQRLLNYIDEHYGDN from the coding sequence ATGAGTGACCTGTCCGCACAGAAGCGACTCGCCGCCGACGTGCTGGACGTCGGGAAGAACCGCGTCTGGTTCGACCCCGAGTCCCAGGGTGAGATCGCGGAGGCGATCACCCGTGAGGACATCCGCGAACTCGTCGACCAGGGGACCATCCGCGCCGAGGAGAAGTCCGGCAACTCGCGTGGCCGCGCCCGCGAGCGCCAGCAGAAGCGCTCCTACGGCCACCAGACCGGCCCCGGCTCCCGCCGCGGGAAGGCCGGCGCTCGGCAGGACCCCAAGGAGGACTGGCAGGAACGGATCCGTGCACAGCGCGCCAAGCTGAAGGAACTCCGCGCCGAGGGCGAGATCACGTCCTCGCAGTACCGGGACCTGTACAACAAGTCCCGCGGCGGCGAGTTCCGCAGCGTCCAGCGCCTGTTGAACTACATCGACGAACACTACGGTGACAACTAA
- a CDS encoding 30S ribosomal protein S3 translates to MADEHQFIEDGLQRSQIDEFFEEELGRAGYGGMDVAKTPMGTQIVLKAEKPGMVIGKGGENIRKITTALEERFNLEDPQIDVQEVDEPDLNARIVADRLANALERGWYFRKAGHTTLERIMDAGALGAEIVLSGKVTGARSRVEKFNDGYIKHNGEPAETIVDHGQGVAVMKLGTIGVDVKIIPPEAELPDDFRIEEDADISGLIPEDVDADEGVEALLDEPEEGEADVEEADADDAAEETVDEEVVEEAAEAAEFDEDEDVEVPGGDEEDIAEELEELDEEVESEAEELVDEMDEEAESADDDEGGDA, encoded by the coding sequence ATGGCAGACGAACACCAGTTCATCGAAGACGGCCTGCAGCGGTCACAGATCGACGAGTTCTTCGAGGAGGAACTCGGCCGTGCCGGCTACGGCGGCATGGACGTCGCCAAGACGCCGATGGGCACCCAGATCGTCCTCAAGGCCGAGAAGCCCGGGATGGTCATCGGCAAGGGCGGCGAGAACATCCGGAAGATCACCACGGCCTTAGAGGAGCGGTTCAACCTCGAGGACCCCCAGATCGACGTCCAGGAGGTCGACGAGCCGGACCTGAACGCCCGGATCGTCGCCGACCGCCTGGCGAACGCACTGGAGCGTGGCTGGTACTTCCGGAAGGCCGGCCACACCACCCTGGAGCGCATCATGGACGCCGGCGCGCTGGGCGCCGAGATCGTCCTCTCCGGGAAGGTCACCGGCGCGCGCTCGCGCGTCGAGAAGTTCAACGACGGCTACATCAAGCACAACGGCGAGCCCGCCGAGACGATCGTCGACCACGGGCAGGGCGTCGCCGTGATGAAGCTCGGCACCATCGGCGTGGACGTGAAGATCATCCCGCCGGAGGCCGAGCTCCCCGACGACTTCCGCATCGAGGAGGACGCCGACATCTCGGGGCTCATCCCCGAGGACGTCGACGCCGACGAGGGCGTCGAGGCGCTGCTCGACGAGCCGGAGGAAGGCGAGGCCGACGTCGAGGAAGCCGACGCCGACGACGCCGCCGAGGAGACCGTCGACGAGGAAGTCGTCGAGGAGGCCGCGGAGGCGGCCGAGTTCGACGAGGACGAGGACGTCGAGGTCCCCGGCGGCGACGAGGAGGACATCGCCGAGGAGCTCGAGGAACTCGACGAGGAAGTCGAGTCCGAGGCCGAGGAGCTGGTCGACGAGATGGACGAGGAAGCCGAGTCCGCGGACGACGACGAAGGGGGTGACGCCTGA
- a CDS encoding 50S ribosomal protein L32e, translated as MADEPEELEDISGVGASKADALRDAGFETVEDVKGATQDELAQAEGVGNALAARIKADVGDLEVTEETEAEIEDETEEEEEADEDVETELQARGLTEKTPDLSEAEERLLTERRQVGKPQFNRQDHHKKKRVSTSWRRPRGQLSKQRKGIKGKGDTVQAGFRTPTAVRGKHPSGFDEVRVHNVDDLEGVDGDREAVRIASKVGARKRERIEEEAEDAGIRVLNPTYVEVEVTDDE; from the coding sequence ATGGCAGACGAACCCGAAGAACTCGAGGACATCAGCGGCGTCGGCGCGAGCAAGGCCGACGCCCTCCGCGACGCCGGCTTCGAGACGGTCGAGGACGTCAAGGGGGCGACCCAGGACGAACTCGCCCAGGCCGAGGGCGTGGGCAACGCGCTCGCGGCCCGCATCAAGGCCGACGTCGGCGACCTCGAAGTCACCGAGGAGACCGAGGCGGAGATCGAGGACGAGACCGAGGAGGAAGAGGAGGCCGACGAGGACGTGGAGACGGAGCTCCAGGCCCGCGGCCTCACCGAGAAGACGCCCGACCTCTCCGAGGCCGAGGAGCGTCTCCTCACGGAGCGCCGGCAGGTCGGCAAGCCGCAGTTCAACCGCCAGGACCACCACAAGAAAAAGCGCGTGTCGACCTCGTGGCGACGCCCCCGCGGCCAGCTGTCCAAGCAGCGCAAGGGCATCAAGGGCAAGGGCGACACCGTGCAGGCCGGCTTCCGGACGCCGACCGCGGTGCGCGGCAAGCACCCGAGCGGCTTCGACGAGGTCCGCGTCCACAACGTCGACGACCTCGAGGGCGTCGACGGCGACCGCGAAGCGGTTCGCATCGCCTCCAAGGTCGGCGCTCGCAAGCGCGAGCGCATCGAGGAGGAGGCCGAGGACGCGGGGATCCGCGTGCTCAACCCGACGTACGTCGAGGTGGAGGTGACCGACGATGAGTGA
- a CDS encoding 30S ribosomal protein S17 — protein sequence MALGLNVPEPEDACSDENCPFHGSLSVRGQTLEGEVASTDMDKTVVVEREYDVTVPKYDRFMKRRSRVPAHAPECVELDVGDTVRIAETRPLSKTKSHVVVERVPDEGGDD from the coding sequence ATGGCGTTAGGACTGAACGTACCGGAACCGGAGGACGCCTGCTCCGACGAGAACTGTCCGTTCCACGGGTCGCTTTCCGTGCGCGGGCAGACGCTCGAAGGGGAGGTAGCCTCCACCGACATGGACAAGACCGTTGTCGTCGAGCGAGAGTACGACGTCACCGTGCCGAAATACGACCGTTTCATGAAGCGACGGTCGCGCGTTCCCGCCCACGCACCCGAGTGCGTGGAGCTGGACGTCGGCGACACGGTCCGTATCGCAGAGACACGACCACTATCGAAGACGAAGAGCCACGTCGTCGTCGAGCGGGTTCCCGACGAGGGAGGTGACGACTGA
- the rplX gene encoding 50S ribosomal protein L24 has translation MTRQPRKQRTETAEASLHERHKQVHATLSDQLREEYDTRRVRVNEGDTVEVMRGDFAGEEAEVVAVDLKDGVVHVEDVTVETADGEEVPRPLDASNLRVTELDLEDERREARLEGDSE, from the coding sequence ATGACACGACAACCACGCAAACAGCGAACCGAGACCGCGGAGGCGTCGCTCCACGAGCGACACAAGCAGGTCCACGCGACGCTGTCCGACCAGCTCCGCGAGGAGTACGACACCCGCCGCGTTCGCGTGAACGAGGGCGACACGGTCGAGGTCATGCGCGGGGACTTCGCCGGCGAAGAGGCCGAAGTCGTCGCGGTCGACCTCAAGGACGGCGTCGTCCACGTCGAGGACGTCACGGTCGAGACCGCCGACGGCGAGGAAGTGCCGCGGCCGCTCGACGCGAGCAACCTCCGCGTGACGGAGCTCGACTTAGAAGACGAGCGCCGCGAGGCGCGACTGGAAGGTGATAGCGAATGA